ACCCCATGCCGGATTGAGTACCCGTACTCAACCCTGAATGCGGGCCCTGATCCATCGTGGAGATCACCGACCCGGATCGACCCGGCCCGACCCGAAGGAACCCACGATGACCGATGCGCGTATCTCGAACCCCGTTGAGCGCCCCCGGCTGCGGAGGACTCGGGCCCTGCTGGCGCCCGCGGTGGACAACTGGCTCGCGCGTGGGTATCTCGTCGTGGTCGCGGCAGCGCTGGGGTTCTTCCTCTGCGCCGTGTACGTGCTCCCGGACCCCGGGTTCGCCGGGATCTGGCCGCTCATGGCCACGGCGCCGACCAGCATGCTCGCCTTGCTGTTGTCGACACCCGCGGGGTACTCCTCGCTCACCTGGCTGAGCCCGTTGACCTTCGCCGCCGGTACGGCCCTGGCCGGGCTGTTCAACGCCGTACTGCTCGGCCGGCTCGTGCGCCGGCTGCGGGTGCGGCAACCGCGTCCGGCCGTCTGAGATCGGCGCCTTGCGGACTCCCGACGCCTGGTCAGTGGCCGGGCACGGGGCGGACGGTGAGGATCTGCTCTGCCTGTCCAACCGAGCCGGCGATGTCGTGCAGAACGGTGTTGGTGAGGACGTCAGCCGACCTCCTTGGCGGCCTGTTGGGCGGCCTTGTCGACGTCCTTCGCGCTCACGTCGAGTTCGTTGGCGATCTGCCTCTCCGCTTTGAGCCGGGCCTTGTCCAACGCCTGCGAGAGCGTGCTTTCGCCGACAATCACCAGGGCGGCCTGTCCCTCGTCGATGAGGTCGCCGAACTCCTTGACGTCAGCCCGGGACATGCCGCGTGACGGTGGACCTCCTGCTGATCGGCGTGGCGGCCCGGCTCCTGGTGAACGCGGTTGAGGAAGGCGACAGCGGGACCGGCCGACCACCGGCGGCGAGAACGGCACCACGTCCACCGCCCGGTGACCCAGGAACTCATTTCGGTCGTCGACTGTGTCGGCTGGAGCGTCGACGCACGGTGAAGGCGCAGGCAAGCATGCCGAGGCCCCAGGCGATCAGAAGGGCGCCCCACAGCGGCATCGTCACCTCTGGAATGAGAAGGCGGATCCTGACGCTGCCTCGGTTCTCGAAGATGAAGACCAGGGCGATCGCGGTGATCACGACGAAAGGCAAGAGCCGGCGGACACCAGGGCGGGAGAGGAACGACGTGTGCGCCTTGTGGTCTGTGCTGGTCCCGGCCATGGTTTCCTCCCGATCACGGTGCCCCTGGCCCGACTGCGGCAGCCCGTCCCGCCGGCTGCCGATGAGGGAGCGGGAGGGTGTTGATCGCCAGGCCGGTGCCCTCGGTGCAGGCGGGCGGATCGGCGGGGGGGCGACCGGCGTGAGGGGCGCCTTGCCCGCGAGGAACGACCCGATCCCGTCTCCGTCACGTCAGGGGTCGTCACCGACGAGGGCATCTTCGCCGAATCAACCCATGTCACCACTCTGCGCGCCTCATGGATCATCCGCATCCGCCGCGGAGCGCAGTGGTCGGCGTGGAACACAGGTGCCGCGTGTCGGTGCCGTACTTCACCGACCGCTACGGGGACCGGTACGACGCCGTAAAAGCCACCACCCCGACCTGCGCGAGGCCCAGAACGCGCCGCGAGGCGCCGGGAAAGCAGCGCAGCGGGCTGCGGCGCCTGCGCTGAACCGGGCGGATCGCCGTCACGGTCCGCCACAGCCCCTGGCCCCCCTGCCCGACGAACCGCTCACTCGCCGCCCTTAGGGCGCGAGGGTGCCGCCCGCTCGGCATCGACGGTGGCGCGGCCGGTGGCGGCGAGGAGTGCGAGCAGTGCGAGCACGGCCAGCAGGATGACGACCAGCAGCACGATGGTCAGAGCCGTCGGGTGGTTCCAGAGCGCGAAGACCAGGGCCACGATCAGCAGGGCGGCCAGAGCGATCCACCGGCGGTGGGCCTGGGTCCAGGTGCCCACCCGGCCGGTGCGGACCTGGTGGGTGTAGGCCCACCGGGCCGTGGAGTCCGCGGCGCGCTCGGATGTGCCACGTACAGCGCGCGGCAGTCGTCCGGGGCCGATCAGATAGGCGCCCAGCGCGATGACCAGACCGAGCACGATCGCCGTGCGCAGGCTGACCCTCAGGAAGTGCACCAGGGTGTCGAAGACGGCTGCCGCGGCGGCCTCCGACTGGACCTGGGGCGGGAGGTGGTCCAGGTAGTAGCGGCGGGCGACGACCAGGACGATGGCCACGACCAGGCAGGCGAAGGCCGCGCCGAGAGCCGTACGGGCCAGGGCCCGGCGGCGCCGGTGGGCCAGCAGCACACCGGCCGCGCCGATCACCACGACGATCACGGGAAACCAGTTGCCGACCACGTCCAGCAGATGGGCGCCCTTGCGGATCTTCTCCAGCTGCTCGGACTGGAAGAGCACCATCTGCTTGTCGACCTCGGGGATCTTGGCGGCCGGGGACAACCCGGCGTCCACGAGCGCCTGTTTGACCTGGTCGACGGCTTCGCCGACGTCGAGGGTGACCGTCCCGCCGTCCACCCCCACGGCGCCCCGGCCCTCGCCGGTGAGCGCGTGCACGACCGCGGCGTGGGCGCGCCGGTTGGCGTTCGTCCAGATCCGCTCGAAGCGGTCGCTCTCTACGAAGCGGGTGGCCACCTTCTCCACCGTGTCGGTGACCGCGGAGTCGAGCTGCGGGCCCAGCCCCTTCACGGCCTGCGCGGCGCGCGGCGGCAACCCCTGCGCCTGGAGCCAGGCGGCGATGTCCGCGGCGGCCCGGCTGCCGTCCACGCGTACGTCCGCGGCATGGGTGATGCGCTTGACCGCCGCGTCCTCGATCGCCGGATCCGAGGCGAGCGGCGAGACGGTCGCCACGTACCGGTCGGTGTCCAGCGCGATGTCGTGCACCCACACCGTGAGCAGCGCGACCGGCACCAGGATGCAGGTGAGCACGATGAGCACCGCCGAGACGGTGTTCCGCGCGATCCGCGTGGCCGCCGAGCCGTGCTTGGTCCCGCTCCCCGCCGCGCCACCCGCGCCACCCTCCGGGGCGGCAGCGGGCTCGGACGGCTCGTGCTCGTGCGGGCTGGTCATGGGGGCTCCAGGGCTCCTGGGGGATGGGCCTGCCTCCATTTCCGCCGCTCCACGGCGAGACTGCCCGCCCAGGCGGTCCGTACGGGCGAGCCGCGGTCGACCGCCCGCCGCCGGGAGTGGCAGCGCCGGCCCGCAGGCGACCTGAAGGCTCGACAGCGAGGGGATCCGCGCCGTGTCGGCGTGTCGATCGCTTCGGGCGGGGGATCACCGCGGTGCATCGTGCCGCGGCGGCGGCGATGGTGAGCATGCGGCGCACACCGCCGAGTGGTGCAATGGACAGGTGGTGGCGGGAGTGCGCTTGCGCGGAGCTGCACCGCATCGAGTCCGGCCCCGTCGCAGCCGTACCCGGTCGCGGCCGTCGACAGACCGCACCGCTGCCGAGGTGCTTCCCCGTGGGGTGGCGAACGAGGCGGACGCAAAGACGCCCGAATCGAGGCCCGGACAGCCCCGGACCGGGCGCGTTCGCCGTCGACCCGCGCCCCTCCGCTCGGACAACGGTGGGGATCGCCGCTGGACACCACTGGACGCGGTGCCACGCACAGTCGCGCCGGCCGTGCCCCCCGACCGGGCAGGAGGCTCCATGCACAGGGACTCCGGGGCGCGCGGTCGCCTCGTACAGCGTTGGTCCGCACGGCTTGCCCTCGTGGCCGGGCTTGCCGCGGTGGTGATCCTGATCGTGTTCGCGGGAATCCAGAGCATCGTGCTCCTGGCCACCGGTCTGGCCGGGCTGGCCATATCGGGAGCGAGCCTGTGGTGGGCACTGACCCTGCGTGGCATCGGCAGGCTGCTCGCCTTCACCCTGGCCGCCGTCACCCCGCTCGCGGTGCTGGCGCTCTACGCATGGGCGGAGCTGCTGTGGGTCGTACTCGCTTCCCTTGCCCTGTGGGCCCTCGCGGTCTCCGTCGGCGGAGCGGCGCTCAGCAGGGACGCCGAGCCGACCGGGCCCCCGGAAACGCGGACTGCTCCTCCCCAGCACCCCTTCCTCATCATGAATCCACGATCAGGCGGGGGAAAGGTGGGGAAGTTCCACCTCAAGGAGAAGGCCGAGGCGCTCGACGCCGACGTCCTCCTGCTGGACACGGCTGATCAGCAGGACGTGGTCGCGCTCGCCGACAAGGCAGTCGAAGACGGTGCCGACCTCCTCGGAGTCGCAGGCGGTGACGGCACACAGGCCCTGGTCGCCGGAGTCGCCGCCAGGCACGGCATTCCCTTCATGGTGATCTCGGCCGGAACCCGCAACCACTTCGCCCTCGACCTCGGCCTGGACCGGGACGACCCGTCGACCTGCCTGGACGCGCTCGCCGACGGCGTCGAACTCCGGGTCGACATCGGTTTCGTCGGTGAGCGAGCCTTTGTCAACAACGCGTCCTTCGGCACCTACGCGGCCGTGGTGCAGAGTCCCGCCTACCGCGACGACAAGGTCGGCACCATCCTCCAGACGCTTCCCGACCTGCTGACCCACCGACGCGGTCCCCGGCTGGCCGTCCGTACCGCGGACGTGGCCTTCGACGGGCCCCAGGCCGTGCTCGTCAGCAACAACCCCTACCGGATGGGCGACCTCGCCGGCCTCGGACGCCGCGAGGTCCTGGATTCAGGTGCCCTCGGCGTCCTGGGCGTCAATGTCGACAACGCCGCGCAGGCAGCCGAGTTGCTCGCGGGGAGGCACGCGCCCGGCCTCACCAGCCTGACCGCCCAGGAGGTCGTCATCGATGCGGACGAGCCCGAGATCGAGGCCGGGGTCGACGGTGAGGCACTGACCCTGCCGACGCCCGTACAGTGCACGATCCACCCCCGGGCTCTGCGCGTCCGCGTACCACGCCACCGCCCCGGCGTGCCCCGGACGAGGGCCCCCATGAACTGGCGGCAACTGCGAAAGCTGGCCCTGAGCTGAGAGACCGTCGTCCGTGAGCGGACCGCTTCGCGCTCTTGCTCCCCTCCGCCGGCGCCGGAACGGGCGGGACCTGTCGGCTCGGCCGCCATGGCGCGGCTGACCACGAGCGCGCCATGCGCGAGGCCCGGATGGGTTCTACGGTTGAGGGGAACCCCACCTTCGCGGAACTCGGTTCCTTCCGCCCTACATCTCCCTCGGGCTCGAAACTCACCAGGAGGGCATGCGCCATGTCCACTGCATCCGACACCCCTGTCCTGGACACCCTCGCCGCCATGACGGTCGACTCGATCGAACGATGCGGGCTGGCCCCGGACATGCTTCTGCTCACCCGCATCGCGGCACTCGCCGCCTCGGACGCCCCGCCCATCTCCTACGCGGCCCACATCGACCCCGCCCTCAGGGCGGGCATGACCGCAGACCAGCTTCAGGACGTCCTGGTCGCCATCGCGCCCATCGTGGGCACCGCCCGCGTTATGACGGCAGCGGGCAACATCGCCGCGGCACTCGGCATCGCCATCGCCGTCGCCGATGCCGAGATCGAGGCGCGGGGCTGAGAGCAGACGCCCACCCGGCATCATCGACGATCCGCGCGGCCGACCTCGGGCAGAAGGCCACGGAGCTGCCCTTCTGTTCCGTGGTGCCCCGTGCCTGGCGACGTGTCCGGTGCCGGGGCGTCCCCACGGCCGCAGGGCCAGGCAGGAGGGTCTTCGATGTCCCAGAACGCGACCACGGCCATGCGCGCCGCACCCCACACCACGCCCGCGGACCGCGTGGCTCTCGGCAAGGAGGCGCGGCGCATCTCACCGCGGTCGGGCCACGCCGTGTACCGGCCGTCTCCCGACCGGCCGGACCCGCTGGCGATCCTGGAGGCGCAGTCCGCGGCACGGGTGCCCGAACTCGTCCCGATCCGCTACGGCCGGATGATGGAGTCCCCGTTCCGCTTCTACCGGGGCGCCGCCGCGATCATGGCATCCGACCTGGCCGACAGCCCGGTCTCGGGAATCTCGGCCCAACTGTGCGGAGACGCACACCTGCTGAACTTCCGTCTGCTCGCCTCGCCGGAGCGACAGTTGATGTTCGACATCAACGACTTCGACGAGACACTGCCGGGCCCCTGGGAGTGGGACGTCAAACGGCTCTCGGCGAGTCTCGTCATCGCGGGCCGGGCGAACGGCTTCGACGACGACGAACGCGCCCGCGTCGTGAGCTCCACGGTCCGTTCGTACCGCGAGGCGATGATCCGCTTCGCGGGCACGGGAAACCTCGACGTCTGGTACGCGAAGATCGACGCGGACCTCCTCGAGACCCTGGCCACGGGCCGACTCCACGGAACGAAGCGCGGTCAGAAGAACCTGGCCCGCGCCATGGCGAAGGCCCGCACCCGCGACAGCCTCCAGGCCTTCGACAAGCTCACCGAGACGGTCGACGGCCGGCCCAGGATCGCGGCGGATCCCCCGCTGCTCGTCCCGGCCGGCGACCTGCTGCCGGACATCGAACGCAGCGCGCTGGAGCGCCAGTTCCGCTCTCTCATCGAGCGGTACGGCCGCACTCTCGCCTCCGACCGGCGCACGCTCCTGGAGGACTACCGACTCGCGGACGTCGCCCGCAAGGTGGTCGGCGTCGGCAGCGTCGGCACCCGATGCTGGATCTTCCTCCTGCTCGGCCGGAACGACCAGGACCCGCTCTTCCTCCAGGCCAAGGAGGCCGACACCTCCGTACTGGCCGCACACGTCGGCACGAGCCGGTACCGCAACCAGGGCGAGCGGGTGGTCTCGGGCCAGCGGCTGATGCAGGCCACGAGCGACATCTTCCTCGGCTGGGAACGGGTGGACGGCATCGACGGCAAGCAGCGCGACTTCTACGTCCGCCAACTGCGCGACTGGAAGGGCATCGCCATGCCGGAGCGGATGCGGCCGAAGGACATGCAGGCGTTCGGCGAACTGTGCGGGGCCACCCTGGCTCGCGCGCACGCCCGGTCCGGCGACCGCATCGCGATCGCCGCCTACCTGGGCGGCGGCGACTCGTTCGACCGAGCACTCACCACCTTCGCCGAGGCCTACGCCGACCAGAACGAACGCGACCACCAGGCCCTGGTCGACGCGGTACGCGCGGGCCGCCTCCCCGCGGAGGAACTGCCGACGACCTGACCCAGGAGGGAGCCTCGCCTCACAGGGGCCGGTCACGCCGTGACGGGGCCGGGCCGCTGCTCTCCCGCACGATCAGCTCCGGCTCGGCCCACAGGGGCAGGGCCGGGGCGGTATCGGGCTCGAGGAGCCGGTGGAGCAGGCCGAAGCAGCCCCGGCCGAGGCCTTCGAAGTCGAGGCGGACGGTAGTCAGGGCGGGGTGCGCGTAGGCGGAATGGGGGGCGTCGTCGAAGCCCACCACGCTCAGGTCGCCCGGCACGTCCCGGCCCGCCTCCCTGGCCGCGCGCAGTACGCCGAGTGCCAGGTCGTCGTTGCCGCAGAGCACGGCCGTGACCGACGGGTCGACCAGCAGCGAGCGGGCGACGAGGTAGCCGGAGCGAGGGCTCCAGCCGGCGTCGAGCGGTTCCGGCAGGGGCCTGCCGGCCGCCCGCAGGGCGTCGCGCCAGCCCTCGGTGCGCTGGCCGATGCGGGTGGTGGAGGACGGGATCGCCAGGTAGTGCACGGTCTCGTGGCCGAGGCCGATGAGATAACGGGTGGCCTGGGCCGCGGCCGCCCGGTCGTCCAGCCAGAGCTGGGGCCGGCCGCCCGGGCTGCCGTCCTCGGGCCGTTCCACCGCCGCCGCAGCCGGGAACCCGGCCGGCAGCGCCTGCCATGCCCGTACGCCCGCCGCGTCGAAGGCGATCACCAGCACCGCCTCCCCCGGCCGGCTGACCCGGGCCGCGACATCCGCGGGCTGCTGGGCCGAGCCGGTGTCGAGCACGCTGATCCCCACCGCGAAGTCAGCCGCCCTCGCCGCCTCCTCGATGCCCTTCAGAGTCGCCGAGGCACCGTACAAAGAGGTGTCGGAGGTCAGCACGGTCACCGAGCGCACCGCACCGCCGGCCAGCGCCCTGGCCATCCGGTTGGGTGTGTAGCCCATCTCGGCGATGACGTCCAGGACCCGGGCCCGGGTCGAGTCCTTGACCCGGGGGTGGCCGTTGACGACCCGGGAGACGGTCTGGTGGGACACGCCCGCCTCCTTGGCGACGTCCCGGATGCTGACGGTCTTCGGAGCCTGCGGTCCCCCGGCGGAGCGGGGGGCGGGGGTCGCTTCCTGCATGGTGGGGACGGCTCCTCGTCGGTACTGGCCAGGCAACGGTGACGGCGGCGTTGGACCAGGGAGTCGGGATCGACGGCCATACCGTACCCGCAGCGGTGCTGATCTTCTTCGACAGCCCGAGGCCACCTTCTGCGCGCCCTGGAAGCCTCCCGACCGCCCTCCCCTGACGCGAAGCGAAGAGAAAAGTTCCACGCGGAGTATTGCGGGGGCCAAATGTTACCGTTCACACTTCTCCCTGCGTCACCGACGCGTCAACGCCCGATGTCGGGGGCGCGCAGGGGTCCACTTACGGGGTTCACCTCGGAGCTCTCCCCGTGCAAGCCCTGCCGCACCTTCTCCGCCACGCCATCTGCCGCTGTCGCCGAGTCCTGTGGAGCAAAAATGTGAACGTTAACATTTCCCGGCCCATACGTCCGCATCTGCTGCCGTTCGTTCGCATCAGGAAAGGGTTGATTCCATGTCTTCAGGGAGAACCGCCGCGACCCACTGGACAAGGCGTATCGCCGTCCAGGTGTTGGTCCTGAGCCTGGCTCTCGCCGGGTTCGTGGCCATGGGCGGTGGCCCGACACCGTCGGCGGACCTCGGCC
The sequence above is a segment of the Streptomyces asoensis genome. Coding sequences within it:
- a CDS encoding SCO4225 family membrane protein, yielding MTDARISNPVERPRLRRTRALLAPAVDNWLARGYLVVVAAALGFFLCAVYVLPDPGFAGIWPLMATAPTSMLALLLSTPAGYSSLTWLSPLTFAAGTALAGLFNAVLLGRLVRRLRVRQPRPAV
- a CDS encoding DUF2252 domain-containing protein; protein product: MSQNATTAMRAAPHTTPADRVALGKEARRISPRSGHAVYRPSPDRPDPLAILEAQSAARVPELVPIRYGRMMESPFRFYRGAAAIMASDLADSPVSGISAQLCGDAHLLNFRLLASPERQLMFDINDFDETLPGPWEWDVKRLSASLVIAGRANGFDDDERARVVSSTVRSYREAMIRFAGTGNLDVWYAKIDADLLETLATGRLHGTKRGQKNLARAMAKARTRDSLQAFDKLTETVDGRPRIAADPPLLVPAGDLLPDIERSALERQFRSLIERYGRTLASDRRTLLEDYRLADVARKVVGVGSVGTRCWIFLLLGRNDQDPLFLQAKEADTSVLAAHVGTSRYRNQGERVVSGQRLMQATSDIFLGWERVDGIDGKQRDFYVRQLRDWKGIAMPERMRPKDMQAFGELCGATLARAHARSGDRIAIAAYLGGGDSFDRALTTFAEAYADQNERDHQALVDAVRAGRLPAEELPTT
- a CDS encoding diacylglycerol/lipid kinase family protein, with protein sequence MHRDSGARGRLVQRWSARLALVAGLAAVVILIVFAGIQSIVLLATGLAGLAISGASLWWALTLRGIGRLLAFTLAAVTPLAVLALYAWAELLWVVLASLALWALAVSVGGAALSRDAEPTGPPETRTAPPQHPFLIMNPRSGGGKVGKFHLKEKAEALDADVLLLDTADQQDVVALADKAVEDGADLLGVAGGDGTQALVAGVAARHGIPFMVISAGTRNHFALDLGLDRDDPSTCLDALADGVELRVDIGFVGERAFVNNASFGTYAAVVQSPAYRDDKVGTILQTLPDLLTHRRGPRLAVRTADVAFDGPQAVLVSNNPYRMGDLAGLGRREVLDSGALGVLGVNVDNAAQAAELLAGRHAPGLTSLTAQEVVIDADEPEIEAGVDGEALTLPTPVQCTIHPRALRVRVPRHRPGVPRTRAPMNWRQLRKLALS
- a CDS encoding carboxymuconolactone decarboxylase family protein — translated: MSTASDTPVLDTLAAMTVDSIERCGLAPDMLLLTRIAALAASDAPPISYAAHIDPALRAGMTADQLQDVLVAIAPIVGTARVMTAAGNIAAALGIAIAVADAEIEARG
- a CDS encoding LacI family DNA-binding transcriptional regulator yields the protein MQEATPAPRSAGGPQAPKTVSIRDVAKEAGVSHQTVSRVVNGHPRVKDSTRARVLDVIAEMGYTPNRMARALAGGAVRSVTVLTSDTSLYGASATLKGIEEAARAADFAVGISVLDTGSAQQPADVAARVSRPGEAVLVIAFDAAGVRAWQALPAGFPAAAAVERPEDGSPGGRPQLWLDDRAAAAQATRYLIGLGHETVHYLAIPSSTTRIGQRTEGWRDALRAAGRPLPEPLDAGWSPRSGYLVARSLLVDPSVTAVLCGNDDLALGVLRAAREAGRDVPGDLSVVGFDDAPHSAYAHPALTTVRLDFEGLGRGCFGLLHRLLEPDTAPALPLWAEPELIVRESSGPAPSRRDRPL